The DNA segment cagtgaatagcattgcagagattgtctccttgtctgacccctttctttatagatatcttcctacttttcttgggtAGAATTAAGGTTGCTGTAAACTCGCTGTAGACATATTCAAAGATATTTACGcaagcagtctgtactccttgattacgtaatgcctctatgactgctggcatctctactgaatcaaatgccttttcataatctattaAAGCCATACAGAAAGGCCGagtgtactctgcagatttctcgattacccggttgataacatggatgtgatccattgtagagtatcccttcctgaaacctgcctgttcccttggttgactgaagtccagtgttgcccttacttCTATTtgagattatcttggtgagtaTTCTATATAATTTTGCaagtaagctaatgagcctattacttttcaattctttaatgtctcccttcttgtggagtagtataatattggcattcttcctgttttctgggacccttgaagtcgacaggCAGTTCATACAAGGGGCCGCTAATTTTTCAAGCATTAGTCTCCACTATCTGTTAGGTCTACCGTGTTGGGTCTGTGCTTTGTTGCCTGTGCTTGGGCTCCTTGGTATATCTCCCACGATTGTAAAACGAACGCTCTCATTACACGATCTTTTCCACGGCAATCGAAAGGCACGCAAAAAGCCTGTACAGACCACGGCAATTGACCTAGACTGGCACGTTTTGTGCTCTCCGTCACGTGAGCCATGTCCTATGCCGCGGTCCCTGCGGCCGAAACGAAGTTTACTGCAACAGCCCGGGTCACTCTGATGTGGATTAACACCTCAAACACGACTCCTGTAATCCACGAGCGTCTTTCGCCTAGTAGCCAAGCGCAGCTCGTGGCACGTGCCGGGCCCGCGCCGCTCGTTGCACGAGCCACGGGCATGCACTCGCGCTCTACTCACGTCTGTACGGCCACCGGGTCCGACAGCGACGACCGTCGCGCTGTGCACTTTGGCCTGCGCCTTCTCCGGGATCATGATGCCGCCCTTGGTCTTGGCCTCCGGCACGAACCGTTCCACCAGGATGCGGTCAAGCAGCGGGATCAGGCGCTTGCCCACACCGGCCTGAGCGTGCGGTCAGACAAAACGGTCAGCGCTTGACACAGCGTACTACCGAACGGTCGCGCCTGCATTTCACGGCGGTCGGCCAGCGCTTCGGCAACGACCCGGCTTGGATGCAGCGGCTACCAGCGAGCAGCACGCGGCgggcaaaaaagaaacgctgtcCGGCGCAGAACGATGCGTTACGATAATGTCACCGTTGTCGCTAGCGAAAATATGGTGCGGGCGCTTTGATGTCCAACTTACCATTATGAAAGTTTGCGCACGAGTTCGACCAGCGAAGCTTCTGGAAACCGTAAACCTAACGGCGGCAGCCCGGCGTGTGCTGACGAAAGGGCGACACGGGCGAGCACATGGTTTTCAAGGACGCAACGGCGCATGCGCTCAGCAGCAGACAACCTAAAAAATTTTCACTAAATCAAAAAATACCCTTtaataaatattaaaaatatcAACTATAAAAATAAATTGCCTTAGAAATTGCTTGTATGCAAGAATTCTCGAAAATAAGGAAATATATTTATCTGTAGTAACTTCTAGAACTTTGGGGCCCCAGAATAGCATAGTTTGTTACACTAATTAGAATGTCTAAAATGTAGCCTTTGAAAATTACCTGTTTTTTAACGTCAGACTGCTAATTATTACATCCAGCATGCAAATTACGTGATAGCTGTTTACTTTTTTGTAAAATTTAAAACTTATGCATGACGCAGACAGAGTATGCTGCTTTGGGGCCGCTTTTAACAGCTTGTCTACCGCACGTCGTATCCAACAGTGGCCAAAGAGCACCGGAGCCGGCGTGGAGCATCGTACGCAGGGGCCGATTGCAGACCAAAGTCTTTAGCATTCCTGGCAACGTTTTGCAAACAGTAAGTAGATAGAAAATGTCGATCGTTCTATGCATTCTTTCTCGTGTCTAGCGAttgacaaaggctgttttctgcAGCTCCTAGCGGTGCGCGTGCTTTAACTAGCCCTAAATCCACGTGTAGTAGGCGCCGGCGTGCTAGTCCCTCGAGCCGGGTCGCGGCGCCGAAAGTAATCGATGTTAGTAGCTTGCAAGAGCTCTGGTTGTTACTGAAGCGCGCGTGGGCATCGCTCCCGTGTCCAGCACAAACGCGCCCGTGCGGTTTCGCGAGGCAACGCGATGTTGCGGCGCGTGTCGGGCACGGTGATTTGCTCGCGCGACACGGCGCTGCGGTGGTCACCGGTCCCTTCTTCCGTGTCTAGACCGCCGGCAAGTTGCCGCCCAAGAGCTTCGGTCTGGTGCTTGCATAGCGCTCAACTTTTCACCCGCCATAGTTGCTTAGTTGctgtggtgttggactgctaagcacgaggtcgcggaatcgaaacccggtcacggcggccacatttcgataggggcgaaatgcgaaaacacccgtgcacttaaaaATTGGtccacgttgaagaaccccaggtggtcgaaatttccgcagtcccctactgcggcgtgcctcgtaatcggaagatggttttggcatgtaaaaccccgtaatatatatatatatatatatatatatatatataaataaaatttgCTCAACTTTTTGTGGGCAATGCCTAAACGTAGCGGCCCGTGCTAGCTTCACGACTAGTAACCGCTTTGCACAGCGTATTCGACTCCAATTTAGGTCGAAGTGTGCGACTCGGAGATAGCGTGCGGGTGCCTTGCCGTCGCCTgcaatagagggggggggggggttaggagGGGGAAGCTTGTGATCACCGCAGCTGTAACGACTGCGGAGTGCCCTCTGCTTAACGAGTACGCCTACGTCACTTGGTGCTACTGTGCTCTCGGTGTTGGTAGTTGACTTTTGAGGAGTGATACCACTTCTTGGGAGATCTCAGTGGTTGCTGCATGTGCCTGCCTGTATCGCATGCTTTCATTGTCTCTCAGAATGTGCCGTCCAGGTTACGTTTATTGGAATAAATTTTTGCCAAGTAGAGGTTAGCATTTACCTGCAGGACAAACGAGGCACATGCAAAATAATTTTCATTGGCCAGTTTTCGAAGCGGTTACCTCTGAATATAGAAATTTCATCACTTCTCAGTGACTCCGAGCTCCTGTGCCAGTGCCAAGCAACACTGCATGGCTGAAATCTTCGGTGCTCGCAGATTGGCTGAGATTATATGGAGCCTCCCATTGTGACCATGAATCGTATAAGGACTTGCCCACTAAAGTGGCCTAGTGGTCGTAGTACTCTGCTGCTGCTTAGTGTGAGGTTACAGGTTCGATTCGCACTCGCATTCCAGTGGGGGCTGTAAGCAACAATACCTGTGAGATTTCATTACATGCTAAAAAATCCCTATACGGTATTCAGCATCACCATGCTAAAGAACCTTGGGCAGGCAGAATTAGCTCGGAACTCGCTGCTACAATATCTCTCGTTGGCCAGATTGCTCTTGACCATTAGTTGCCATCAGCCAGTTGAAAAACACTTCTTCATAATTGCATTTGAGTAGCTGGACGTTAGCAGCCAGCCACTTTAAAGGAATTAGTGGCTATgacattgcactgctgagcttgagATTACAGGCTTGATCCTGGCAACATTTCGACAGAAGTGAAAGGCATAAATTCTTGTGTGGTTAACTTTATGTGCACATTGTAAAAGAAGCAGTTGGTCAAAGTTAATCTGCAATTCCCTACTACATGCTGTAGTAGGGGCATGCTTATTGTGAGCCATGCTGCCTCATAATCAGTCTCTGGCTTAACCATGTATGAAACccagaattttatttttatttgaaggaattttTATCGAGTTGTGAATAGGAATGCATGGTTGATGAGCCTTGTACAAGATTGTGGGTTTGAATTCTTGATTCAGATGTACTTCCCTTGTCCTCCTTAAGTGAATTGTGTTTTGCTGATTATTCGAAATCTGCGTGCATTCCCTTTCATGTGGCAAAAAGCTCTCTCAATTTTCTAAAATTGGTCCAGGCAAACTGCAGTCATTTTGTTGTCTTCCTTGCTGTTTGCAGCTCGTAAAGGCACGTGTTGCCATGCAAGTTAGGTAATAGATGCTAACTTTTGTCAGGAGACCTGCAGGAGACCATATTTGTGAAACATTCCTCTAAAATGTTTTATCCAAAGCAATCATCCTTGACTCCCATATTGTGTAAAACTTTAACGAAGTtaccatgttaaaaaaaaaaacatgcgaaaTTGATCTTTACTGAAGAAATTTGCAATAATATTTTGGTTGGTTTAATTTTGAAT comes from the Dermacentor variabilis isolate Ectoservices chromosome 2, ASM5094787v1, whole genome shotgun sequence genome and includes:
- the LOC142573175 gene encoding 10 kDa heat shock protein, mitochondrial, which gives rise to MAGVGKRLIPLLDRILVERFVPEAKTKGGIMIPEKAQAKVHSATVVAVGPGGRTDSGQTIPMAVKEGDKVLLPEYGGTKVEIENKEFYIFRDSDVLGKWTD